DNA sequence from the Prolixibacter sp. SD074 genome:
ATCGGTGTAAGGTGTCGGGCCCAGTCCCACGCGGTCGCGCACTTGTTGAAGATAGAAATTCCAGTCACCACCGGTGTGCGCTGCCGCTTCGGCGGCCCATAACAATACTTCAGAATAGCGAATCACCTTCCAGTTGTTTGGATCATCGCTCTGGTCCCCCCTTTGGCTCATCGGTATCTGGTATTTTTGTGCCATGTAACCATCGATACAGGAGGAGAAATCGTTGTCGGCAACCATCTCATCGGAAGTACCACCCCACAGTACTTCACCGTTAAAGATTACCGTAGCCTGAAGACGGGGATCGCCCGCTTCAAATTCATCGACGAAATTCTGCGTGGGACAATCAAATCCCCAACCGTCATCGTTGTTGCGGCTTCGGGTAAAGATGCCAAACATGTTGCCTTCGTTATCATCGCCCCAACTTCCGTCACCTGATTTGGAATACTGAATCTCAAAAATAGATTCTTTGCCATTCTCGTTGGTTAAATCCCAGTTGCTCGAATAGTTTTCTTCCAGCCCATATTCATTGGAATTGATGATGGTATCAGCCAGAGCCAGCGCTTCCGCCCATTTTTGCTCATAGATATAGGCTTTACACCGGAAGGCATCAGCCGCGCCTTTGGTCGCTCTTCCCATTTCTTCAGCCGATTGTTCGCTTTTATTAGGGAGATCCTTCGCCGCTTCGGCAAAGTCTGACACAATTTGATGCATTACCTCTTCCAGACTGGCTTTGGGAATATCGTACTTGCCGGGTTGAAGTTCTGACGTCACCAGCGGTACCTGCCCAAACATCTTATATAGCTCGAAATAGAAAACGCCTCTCAGAAATTTTGCCTCTGCTACAACTTCAGCTCTTTTCTCAGCACTAATCACATCTTCTGACATCGTCGATACCCGGCTAATGACCGTGTTGCAACGGTTAATCGCGATGTAATAACTCTGGTAAGGAATGATTAATCCCTCATTGTTCGCGCTATACTGGAATTTAAGCAGGGGTTCCATCCAGGGCTGATCTCCGGCTCCTTCCCCGCCCTTGTAAGAGTCATGTCCTAATATATCTCCAACCCAAAGCTGAAAATTGTTGGTACCGTCCTCCCAGCCAAGGATATCATAACAGGCCGTCAGTGCATTTTCAGCGTCCAGTTCTGTTGTAAAGTAATTGTCGATGGTCATGTACGGAGCCTTCGTATTCAAAAAATCATTTGAACACGAACCGGTGATTAAAGCCAGCATTCCAATTGCCAGCCAGCTCATTATTCTTGTTTTCATAATCGGAATCATTTAACGTTAAAAAGTAAGGCTTAAACCAAACAGCCAAGTGCGGGCCTGAGGATAATTGGCTCTGTCCACTCCCAAATCGAGTGAGCCAGAATAACCGGTGCCGATTTCCGGATCGAAGCCATCGTACTTTGTAAAGGTCAACAAATTGGTTGCTCCCACATAAACCCGGAACTTTTCTATCTGAAATTTCTGCGTCAATTGCGAAGGAAGCGTATAGCCCAGTTGAATGTTCTTCAACCGCAAATACGAACCGTTTTCCACATACCGGTCCGAAAACCAGATGTTGTTGGCATCGGCTGCATTCAATCGCGGATAATGAGCATCGTTGGTTGTGCCTTCACCCGTCCAGCGGTTCAGCATACGGGTACTCATGTTGTGCGTGGCATCCGGCCGGTCGGAATAGATTTTGGTGCCGTTGAAAATATCGTTTCCGTATGTACCCTGGAAAAACAAGTTCAAATCCACATTTTTGTAACCGAACTGGCCGTTAAAGCCATAGGTAAACTTGGGAAGCGGATTGCCAATGATTCCGTAGTACAGATTCCCCGTAGCATCCTTGGCGTAACGGATATCGCCCGGAGCAGCATTGGGTTGTAACAGCTTTCCTTCATTATCGGTCCATGCATTTACCTCATCCCAGTTCTGGAACAATCCCTGTGTTTTATATCCCCAGAATTGAGCGATGGGTTTGCCCACCATTGTGCGGGTAACATAACCCGCATTTCTCAAACTGGCAGAAGAAATAGAACCCGATGTTCCAAGGTCGGTCACTTTGTTTCGGTTAGCCGCGAAATTAAATCCTAACTCGTATTTGAATCCGCCTTTCGAGTCCTTGTAGTTCAACTCAAGTTCAAAACCTTTGTTGTTCATGGCACCAACATTTACCCACGGGTCTTCCTGCAATCCTACATGGGCCAGCACAGGAGCCTGCATCAGCATATTACTGGTTTTCCGCAAATAATAATCGGCTGTCATGGTCAGTTTACCACGCCATAATCCCATGTCCAATCCCACGTTAGTCGTGGTAGTCTCTTCCCACTGCAATTCCGAATTTCCAATCCCGGGGAAAGAGATTCCGTCTACAATCTGATCGCCGAAAGGATAACGCTGCCCCGAGTTGGCCAGGGTATAGTATTGGTATTCCGGAATTTTGTCATTTCCTATCTGTCCCCACCCAGCTCTGATTTTCAGGTTACTGATAGTCGTATTATCCGCCATGAAATCCTCTTGACTAACTTTCCAGCCTGCAGAGAAGGAGGGAAAGGTACCGTACCGTTTATCCGGACCAAAAACAGAGGAACCATCGCGGCGAATGTTAGCCGTCAACAAATATTTATTGTCATACGAATAATTGATACGCCCGTAGTATGACTGCATCCGTTTATCGGTCATCGAACCGTCGGAAGTTGCTTTGTCGCGGTTAGCAGCGTTATGAATGTACCGTAGCTGCACAAATTCCTTGGGCAGGGCAGTTGCCCGGGTGCTAAACCACTCGTTGTAATCCTTCGAAGCTTCCATCCCGGCCATCACCGAAAGGTTATGCTTCCCAAAGTCCCTGGTGTAAGTAAAATAGTTGGACCAGTTCCACGAACGGCCTTCACTGCTGCCGCGGTAAACCGAGTTAATATCGTTGCTTTCCGATCCGGAGATGTGGTAGATAGGATTGAAATCGTAATCATTCCCGTAGGTGTAATTAATACCCAGGTTGGATCTGAACGACAGGTATTTGTTGAAGGTGATATCACCAAATACGTTTCCCACGACCCGGAATGCTTTGCTGTAGGCATTTGTCCGGTCGATATGCGCCACAGGATTATTCATATCCACATAATTGGATGGGGCAAAATTGCCGTTGGACAAACGAACCGGCGTCACCGGATCGATGGTGGTAGCTTGAATCAAAACAGCTGTCCATTCATCATCTTCGTTTATCCTGCGGGTTTTGTTATATTCTATCGACAGGTTTTCACCGAGCGTTAGCCACTTTTTCGCTTTAATCGAGGTATTCAACCGTAAAGAAGTTCGGTTAAAGTCGGACTTCTTTACAATCCCCTCCTGCAAGTAATTATTTGCGCTGATGAAATAGCTAACCTTCTCGCTTCCGCCCGTTACAGAGAAATTGATGTTCCGGGTACTGGCCGCGCGGGTCACTTCTTTTACCCAGTCGGTACCTTTTCCGAGACTTTGATAATCGACTAATTCGGGAATGGTTGCCATGCCCCCGTTGGTCAGTGCTTCGTTTTTGAGCATGGCCCATTGCGAAGCATCCAGCAATTTGGGTTTCCGCCACATGGTCGACACACCGTAATATGAATCGAAACTGATAACAGGCGTTTCCATATTCTTCCCGTTCTTGGTGGTAATCAGGATAACACCATTGGCACCTCTCGAACCATAAATCGCGGTAGAAGAAGCATCTTTCAATATCTCCATAGAGGAGATATCAGACGGATTTAAATAACCGATATCGTCTACCGGAAAACCATCTACCACAAACAGCGGTGAAGAGTCGTTGATAGTGCCCACTCCACGTACGCGAATCTGTACGGGAGAACCCGGCGAACCGGAGTTGGTGGTCACGGTTACCCCGGCTGCGCGTCCCTGTAGCGCCTGATCGGTTGTAGCCACCGGCATTTTTTCAATATCACTCGCTTTCACTGAGGCAATGGCGCCGGTCAGATCACTCTTCTTCTGGACACCATATCCAACCACCACCACATCATTCAAAGCAATGGTCTCTTCCTTCAAAACGACATTGATGACTGACTTACCGTTGATGGGAATCTCTTCGGTTTTCATTCCCACAAAGGAGAAAACCAGCACATCCTTCCCGGAAAAACCAGCGATGGAATAATTCCCGTCGACATCGGTAATCCCCCCCTTCATGGTACCTTTGACCACGACAGTCACTCCGGGCAGCGGACTACCGGAGGCATCGGTCACCTTTCCGGATATGATATTCTGCTGCTGTTCGCCCGCTTTTTCATTCGCCGGAATGATAGCAATATACCGATCAACTATCTTATAGGTATAGCCTGTATTACTCAATAAATCGTCGAGCACCTTATCGATGCTTTTACCCGAAAAATCGACATTAACTTTTTTATCCAAAATCCCTTCATTGTATTGCAGAATAAAATGATAGCCGGTTTCTTGTTCCAACCGTTCTATCACATTCCGGAAGGTAGAGTTCATCTTCAGATTGAACTTCTCGGTTTCTGTTTGTCCGTATGTATTGGCATAAACATGCATGCTTAAGACGAATACAACAACCGCAGTTATTTTCATAATGCGCAGGAATTTATTAATGCCCGCCCTAAGCGGGACAACAATGTTTTTTTTCATAAATTAGCAGTGTTTACGTGAATGTTGGCATTCTTGCGGAATGCCTTTATTTATCGCCACACGGTGTGATGCCAGAACATCATTCCAGTGGAACAGGCCGGGAATATGCACCATATTTTCGGTCTGTTTTTGTTAAGGAGCATTTGTAGGATTCATATGGTTTCTCTGATTAGGTTTATTTGATAAATTTTTTTGGCTCGTTTATTCCCAGTAGATCAATGTCGGTTTATCCGGACGAGGGACAATCCGGTATTTCAAATTGGACGTCAACCGT
Encoded proteins:
- a CDS encoding TonB-dependent receptor — protein: MKKNIVVPLRAGINKFLRIMKITAVVVFVLSMHVYANTYGQTETEKFNLKMNSTFRNVIERLEQETGYHFILQYNEGILDKKVNVDFSGKSIDKVLDDLLSNTGYTYKIVDRYIAIIPANEKAGEQQQNIISGKVTDASGSPLPGVTVVVKGTMKGGITDVDGNYSIAGFSGKDVLVFSFVGMKTEEIPINGKSVINVVLKEETIALNDVVVVGYGVQKKSDLTGAIASVKASDIEKMPVATTDQALQGRAAGVTVTTNSGSPGSPVQIRVRGVGTINDSSPLFVVDGFPVDDIGYLNPSDISSMEILKDASSTAIYGSRGANGVILITTKNGKNMETPVISFDSYYGVSTMWRKPKLLDASQWAMLKNEALTNGGMATIPELVDYQSLGKGTDWVKEVTRAASTRNINFSVTGGSEKVSYFISANNYLQEGIVKKSDFNRTSLRLNTSIKAKKWLTLGENLSIEYNKTRRINEDDEWTAVLIQATTIDPVTPVRLSNGNFAPSNYVDMNNPVAHIDRTNAYSKAFRVVGNVFGDITFNKYLSFRSNLGINYTYGNDYDFNPIYHISGSESNDINSVYRGSSEGRSWNWSNYFTYTRDFGKHNLSVMAGMEASKDYNEWFSTRATALPKEFVQLRYIHNAANRDKATSDGSMTDKRMQSYYGRINYSYDNKYLLTANIRRDGSSVFGPDKRYGTFPSFSAGWKVSQEDFMADNTTISNLKIRAGWGQIGNDKIPEYQYYTLANSGQRYPFGDQIVDGISFPGIGNSELQWEETTTTNVGLDMGLWRGKLTMTADYYLRKTSNMLMQAPVLAHVGLQEDPWVNVGAMNNKGFELELNYKDSKGGFKYELGFNFAANRNKVTDLGTSGSISSASLRNAGYVTRTMVGKPIAQFWGYKTQGLFQNWDEVNAWTDNEGKLLQPNAAPGDIRYAKDATGNLYYGIIGNPLPKFTYGFNGQFGYKNVDLNLFFQGTYGNDIFNGTKIYSDRPDATHNMSTRMLNRWTGEGTTNDAHYPRLNAADANNIWFSDRYVENGSYLRLKNIQLGYTLPSQLTQKFQIEKFRVYVGATNLLTFTKYDGFDPEIGTGYSGSLDLGVDRANYPQARTWLFGLSLTF
- a CDS encoding RagB/SusD family nutrient uptake outer membrane protein; its protein translation is MKTRIMSWLAIGMLALITGSCSNDFLNTKAPYMTIDNYFTTELDAENALTACYDILGWEDGTNNFQLWVGDILGHDSYKGGEGAGDQPWMEPLLKFQYSANNEGLIIPYQSYYIAINRCNTVISRVSTMSEDVISAEKRAEVVAEAKFLRGVFYFELYKMFGQVPLVTSELQPGKYDIPKASLEEVMHQIVSDFAEAAKDLPNKSEQSAEEMGRATKGAADAFRCKAYIYEQKWAEALALADTIINSNEYGLEENYSSNWDLTNENGKESIFEIQYSKSGDGSWGDDNEGNMFGIFTRSRNNDDGWGFDCPTQNFVDEFEAGDPRLQATVIFNGEVLWGGTSDEMVADNDFSSCIDGYMAQKYQIPMSQRGDQSDDPNNWKVIRYSEVLLWAAEAAAHTGGDWNFYLQQVRDRVGLGPTPYTDPLKAVYHERRVELGMEGQRFWDVIRQGRGEELWGANGTIGNFGYSEAQNHFFPLPQSQIDLSQGVLTNN